The following are encoded together in the Parabacteroides chongii genome:
- a CDS encoding TonB-dependent receptor: MKRKSKNFIAVKSLCIGLSLCCMASGAQAASNSAFEKKFDVQFSLNQVTLKNVVDMLQEQTDIVFSYDHALESIKVNNVSVKAKNESIESILKQALKNTGVNYKIENHIVVLYAANTSKNNARTSITQQTKKVTGIVKDATGEPIIGANVIEKGTTNGVMTGLDGDFTLEVPANAILEFSYIGYAPVSIPVNGQTIFNVILKEDTQTLDEVVVTALGIKRQKRALGYSTTTVGGDDFTVARDPNLGNALSGKIAGVTVAGNSTGSGGSSRVVIRGNASLTGNNQPLYVVDGVPFDNSNMGNAGTWGGLDLGDGLSNINPDDIADIQVLKGAAASALYGYRGGNGAILITTKSGQKGKPVSIDFNNNLTFNTIYDYRDFQNVFGQGSEGQRPLTADAAKATEVLSWGERMDGGKAVNFLGREYAYSPVDNWSNFYRTGVNNATSLAISGAGDKITYRFGVSNTYEKGILPNASISQQGINMNTTYDILKNLHLSVNANYVFEKNQGRSNLSDGNGSTNASLLYRANTFDIRWMERENEDCDWGTTASGKEMIGGTNEYFNNPYWLQYRKVNTTNKNRLTGGITLKYDIFDWLYAQGGITRDGFSFEFRNVQPYGAAADAAGYLQEYEKNYSEMNLNYLIGFNKEFGDWNIGATIGGNRQRNITKQWGTDGNIKSFLVPGFESANNISNRTYLKDYTEYRVNSVYATADIGWKNQVFLNLTGRNDWFSTLNPDDNHYFYPSVSLSWVFSDTFEMPEWFTFGKVRASYASASNGTNPYQNYLTYKLQNYKINGQSVATVNNSTVPNSMLKPVRISEWEAGLNLSFLNNRLTLDAAYYVKNTKDDIAQVTTSNASGFSSAIQNIGEIQNNGIEIMVNAVPVQTSKFQWSTTFNIAHNNSEVKYLGEGVSSLSIDGASARSGNVTVKNIVGMPYGELVGFKYLRDDKGNIVFKDGIAQATSKTENLGSGVYNLTGGWRNEFTYKDWTLSFLIDFKAGAKLFSGTNYGLYNDGLHKNTLEGRGDNGKGTIIGQGVKLDGNGNYVTNDVAVSAQTYWQGIVSNNIAEEFIYNASFIKLRELSLGYTFPKSLLGRQNIVKGASISLVGRNLWTILKHTDNIDPESAYNNTNGQGLELNGYPATRSIGFNVNVKF, encoded by the coding sequence ATGAAAAGAAAAAGTAAAAACTTTATTGCAGTCAAAAGCCTCTGCATAGGACTTTCCTTATGCTGTATGGCAAGCGGAGCGCAAGCTGCATCTAACAGCGCATTTGAAAAGAAGTTTGATGTTCAGTTCTCTCTTAATCAAGTAACATTGAAGAATGTAGTAGATATGCTACAGGAGCAAACTGATATCGTATTCAGCTACGATCATGCGTTGGAATCAATCAAAGTAAACAACGTATCAGTTAAAGCTAAAAATGAAAGTATTGAATCTATACTAAAACAAGCCCTGAAAAATACGGGCGTTAACTACAAAATAGAAAATCACATCGTTGTACTTTATGCCGCAAACACTTCCAAAAATAATGCAAGAACAAGTATAACACAACAAACCAAAAAAGTAACAGGTATAGTTAAAGATGCAACCGGCGAACCTATCATCGGAGCTAATGTCATCGAGAAAGGAACGACTAACGGTGTCATGACCGGGCTGGACGGAGACTTCACACTGGAAGTACCAGCCAATGCCATACTGGAATTCAGTTATATCGGATACGCTCCAGTCAGTATTCCCGTCAACGGACAGACTATTTTTAATGTTATTCTAAAAGAGGACACACAGACTCTAGATGAAGTTGTCGTAACAGCTTTAGGTATCAAACGTCAGAAAAGAGCACTAGGTTACTCTACCACAACCGTAGGAGGTGATGACTTTACGGTTGCCCGTGATCCAAACCTGGGTAATGCCTTGTCCGGAAAAATTGCCGGTGTTACAGTTGCCGGAAACTCTACAGGTAGCGGTGGTAGTAGCCGTGTTGTTATTCGTGGTAATGCTTCTTTAACAGGTAATAACCAGCCTTTGTATGTGGTGGATGGCGTACCTTTCGACAATTCGAATATGGGTAATGCCGGAACCTGGGGCGGTCTCGACCTCGGTGACGGTCTGTCAAACATCAACCCCGACGATATTGCAGATATTCAGGTTCTAAAAGGAGCTGCAGCGTCCGCATTATATGGTTATCGCGGAGGTAATGGAGCTATTCTGATCACAACAAAATCCGGTCAGAAAGGAAAACCCGTTAGCATCGATTTCAACAACAACCTGACATTCAATACCATCTATGACTACAGAGATTTCCAGAATGTATTCGGTCAAGGTTCGGAAGGACAACGTCCTCTAACTGCCGATGCAGCGAAAGCAACCGAAGTCTTGAGCTGGGGTGAACGTATGGATGGAGGCAAAGCAGTCAACTTTCTTGGAAGAGAATATGCTTATTCTCCGGTCGACAACTGGTCTAACTTCTATCGTACAGGCGTTAATAATGCGACTTCGCTAGCTATCAGCGGTGCCGGTGATAAAATCACCTATCGTTTTGGCGTTTCCAATACGTACGAAAAAGGTATCCTTCCTAATGCCAGCATCAGTCAGCAGGGTATCAACATGAATACCACTTATGATATCCTCAAAAACCTGCATTTGAGTGTAAATGCGAACTATGTATTTGAGAAAAACCAGGGCCGTTCCAACCTATCTGACGGAAATGGCAGTACCAACGCATCTTTGTTATATCGTGCCAACACATTCGATATTCGTTGGATGGAACGTGAAAACGAAGACTGTGACTGGGGTACAACGGCCAGTGGAAAAGAAATGATCGGCGGTACGAATGAATATTTCAATAACCCGTATTGGCTACAATACCGGAAAGTAAACACAACCAATAAGAACCGTCTGACAGGTGGTATCACATTGAAATATGATATCTTTGACTGGTTATATGCTCAGGGAGGCATAACCCGTGACGGTTTTAGCTTTGAATTCAGAAATGTGCAGCCTTATGGTGCAGCAGCTGATGCTGCCGGTTATTTGCAAGAATATGAAAAAAACTATTCTGAAATGAACCTGAACTACCTGATCGGTTTTAATAAAGAATTCGGAGATTGGAATATAGGCGCAACTATCGGAGGTAACCGTCAGCGTAATATAACCAAACAGTGGGGTACTGACGGCAACATCAAGAGCTTCCTGGTTCCAGGATTCGAATCTGCCAACAACATCAGCAATCGTACCTATTTAAAAGACTATACGGAATATCGCGTTAATTCGGTTTATGCAACTGCCGATATCGGATGGAAGAATCAGGTATTCTTAAACCTGACCGGACGTAACGACTGGTTCTCCACATTGAACCCGGATGATAATCACTATTTCTATCCTTCTGTAAGTTTATCCTGGGTGTTCAGTGATACTTTTGAAATGCCGGAATGGTTTACTTTCGGTAAGGTACGTGCTTCTTATGCTTCTGCATCAAACGGAACAAACCCTTATCAGAATTATCTGACCTACAAACTTCAGAACTATAAGATAAACGGTCAATCTGTAGCAACAGTCAATAACAGTACAGTTCCTAACAGTATGTTGAAACCGGTACGTATCTCAGAATGGGAAGCTGGTTTGAACTTATCGTTCCTTAATAATCGCCTGACTTTAGACGCTGCTTATTATGTGAAAAATACGAAAGATGATATTGCTCAGGTAACCACCAGTAATGCATCCGGTTTTTCATCTGCTATCCAAAATATCGGTGAGATCCAAAACAACGGTATAGAAATTATGGTGAATGCCGTACCGGTACAAACCAGTAAATTCCAATGGAGCACAACTTTCAATATCGCTCATAACAATAGCGAAGTTAAATATCTTGGAGAAGGTGTAAGCAGTCTGAGTATTGATGGTGCGAGCGCACGAAGTGGAAATGTGACCGTTAAGAATATCGTAGGAATGCCTTATGGTGAACTAGTGGGTTTCAAATATTTGAGAGACGACAAAGGTAACATTGTATTCAAAGATGGTATTGCACAAGCAACTTCAAAAACAGAAAATTTGGGAAGTGGTGTTTATAACCTGACCGGAGGCTGGCGTAATGAATTCACATATAAAGATTGGACATTGTCTTTCTTGATCGATTTCAAGGCTGGTGCTAAACTATTCTCGGGAACAAATTATGGTTTGTATAACGATGGTTTACATAAAAACACACTGGAAGGTCGTGGGGACAACGGTAAAGGTACTATCATAGGTCAAGGTGTTAAACTTGACGGTAACGGAAATTATGTAACTAATGATGTTGCTGTTTCTGCTCAAACATACTGGCAAGGTATCGTAAGTAACAACATAGCAGAAGAGTTTATTTACAATGCGAGCTTCATCAAGTTACGCGAATTATCCCTTGGTTATACATTCCCGAAATCATTGTTAGGCAGACAAAATATAGTGAAAGGGGCATCCATTTCATTAGTTGGACGTAACCTTTGGACTATTCTGAAACATACCGACAACATCGATCCTGAATCAGCGTATAACAATACAAACGGTCAAGGGTTAGAGTTGAACGGCTATCCGGCAACAAGAAGCATTGGTTTCAATGTGAATGTCAAATTTTAA
- a CDS encoding glycoside hydrolase family 3 C-terminal domain-containing protein, which produces MKILGYCCILILFLCSFTQSEKRLPYKDPTLPVEERVKDLLNRMTVEEKFWQIYMMPGDLDLGKEKFSHGIFGFQVSTVGADNPELKQLLQYNPTLTARETVKKINEIQRFFVEKTRLGIPIIAFDEALHGLVRGGATAFPQAIALAASFDTTLMKKVSHAIAMETKTRGIRQILSPVVNLATDVRWGRVEETYGEDPYLSACMGVNFVKSFEELGVITTPKHFVANSGDGGRDSNPIHFTERYLEETHFVPFKACFMEGGSQSVMTAYNMLDGTPCTANPWLLIDKLRGEWGFDGFTIADADAVGIIHKLHHTVNNFAEAGADAVNGGLDVIFQTTYDEHLPFLQACLDGRVTKEALDRAAGQVLKAKFRLGLFEHPYADETEADRWNACAEHRALTREAACKSMVLLKNNDQVLPLSKQIGRIALIGEDATAARLGGYSGPGVKKVSILEGLKNKLGDQTEIFCEMGCKRVNPAYVTVPGSSLFTSDGKPGLEGTYFNNITCDGQPDLKRIDKQIQFSWTLFAPDTCLAVDWFSVEWNGKMQSPVSGTYQFGLEGNDGYQLWIDGNKLIDKPYKTSFGTSLVPFCFEKGKVYDIKIRFYENTRNARIRLVWDYGVKSEDDSIERAVQAARQSDVAVVVVGLEEGEFRDRGYLTLPGRQEELINRVAATGKPTVVVLIGGSAVVMSEWIDNVQSILNAWYPGEEGGNAVADVLFGDYNPSGKLPITYPIDEAQLPLNYSHKPTGRSDDYLNLTGEPLFPFGYGLSYSEFDYKDLNIEPAPGNTSSYTVSFWVKNTGKYPANEVVQLYLLDKVVSVTQPITRLIHFKPVSLAPNEARKVSFLITEEDLSMLDKDLNRVVEPGDFRIMIGRSCKDIRLKGTIRQQSKINLGTVFRSSQAKL; this is translated from the coding sequence ATGAAAATACTTGGTTATTGTTGTATTTTGATTTTGTTTCTGTGTTCCTTTACCCAGTCGGAAAAACGTTTGCCTTATAAGGATCCGACATTGCCGGTTGAAGAACGGGTGAAAGATTTGTTAAATCGGATGACGGTTGAAGAAAAATTTTGGCAGATCTATATGATGCCGGGCGATCTGGATTTGGGAAAGGAAAAGTTCTCCCATGGGATTTTTGGTTTTCAGGTGTCGACTGTCGGGGCGGATAATCCTGAACTGAAACAACTTTTACAGTATAATCCGACTTTGACAGCGCGTGAGACGGTTAAGAAAATAAATGAAATTCAGCGTTTTTTTGTAGAAAAAACCAGGTTGGGAATTCCTATTATTGCTTTTGATGAGGCTTTACACGGATTGGTGCGTGGCGGAGCTACTGCTTTCCCGCAGGCGATAGCGTTGGCAGCCAGTTTCGATACTACTTTAATGAAAAAAGTATCTCATGCAATCGCTATGGAAACAAAGACACGTGGTATTCGGCAGATTTTGTCACCAGTTGTCAACCTGGCAACGGATGTACGTTGGGGACGTGTGGAAGAGACGTATGGGGAAGATCCTTATTTATCGGCTTGTATGGGGGTAAACTTTGTGAAAAGTTTTGAAGAATTGGGTGTGATAACTACTCCCAAGCATTTTGTTGCCAATTCCGGTGATGGCGGGCGTGACAGCAATCCAATCCATTTTACCGAACGTTATTTGGAGGAAACACATTTCGTACCGTTTAAAGCCTGTTTTATGGAAGGTGGTTCACAATCGGTAATGACTGCTTATAATATGCTGGACGGAACACCCTGCACGGCCAATCCCTGGTTGTTGATAGATAAACTTCGGGGTGAGTGGGGCTTTGACGGCTTTACAATAGCCGATGCCGATGCGGTCGGTATCATTCATAAATTACATCATACTGTTAATAATTTTGCAGAGGCCGGTGCTGATGCTGTTAATGGTGGACTGGATGTTATTTTTCAGACGACTTATGATGAGCATCTTCCTTTTTTACAGGCTTGTTTGGATGGTCGGGTTACAAAGGAGGCTCTCGACCGGGCTGCCGGACAAGTATTGAAAGCTAAGTTCCGTCTGGGACTATTCGAACATCCTTATGCCGATGAAACCGAAGCAGATCGGTGGAATGCTTGTGCAGAACACAGGGCTTTAACTCGTGAGGCTGCCTGTAAATCGATGGTCCTGCTGAAAAACAACGATCAGGTATTGCCTTTATCCAAACAGATCGGTCGTATTGCACTAATAGGTGAGGATGCTACCGCTGCACGCTTAGGAGGATACAGTGGTCCTGGAGTAAAGAAAGTTAGTATATTGGAGGGATTGAAGAATAAATTGGGCGATCAGACAGAGATCTTTTGTGAAATGGGGTGTAAACGGGTTAATCCTGCTTACGTAACAGTACCAGGTAGCTCTCTTTTCACTTCGGATGGAAAACCGGGATTGGAAGGAACTTATTTTAATAATATAACCTGTGACGGACAACCGGATCTGAAACGGATTGATAAACAGATCCAATTTTCCTGGACGCTTTTTGCTCCGGATACTTGTTTGGCAGTTGACTGGTTTTCTGTCGAATGGAATGGAAAAATGCAGTCACCTGTTTCCGGAACGTATCAATTCGGCCTGGAAGGCAATGACGGTTACCAACTTTGGATAGACGGGAACAAGTTGATAGATAAACCTTATAAAACATCATTCGGAACTTCTCTCGTACCATTCTGTTTTGAAAAAGGAAAGGTCTATGATATAAAGATCCGTTTCTATGAGAACACTCGTAATGCTCGTATTCGTTTGGTTTGGGATTATGGAGTTAAAAGTGAAGATGATAGTATTGAACGTGCGGTACAGGCGGCTCGTCAGTCGGATGTGGCGGTTGTGGTGGTCGGTCTGGAAGAGGGAGAGTTTCGCGATAGAGGTTATCTGACTTTACCAGGAAGGCAGGAGGAATTGATCAATCGGGTGGCTGCAACCGGAAAGCCGACAGTTGTTGTACTGATAGGAGGAAGCGCTGTTGTGATGTCGGAATGGATAGACAATGTACAGTCCATATTAAATGCTTGGTATCCAGGTGAAGAAGGAGGAAATGCAGTTGCCGATGTCTTATTTGGCGATTATAATCCATCCGGAAAGCTTCCGATTACATATCCTATCGATGAAGCCCAGCTGCCATTGAACTATAGCCATAAACCGACTGGGCGCAGCGATGATTATCTGAATTTGACAGGAGAACCTTTATTTCCGTTTGGCTACGGATTGAGTTATTCGGAATTTGATTACAAAGATCTAAATATAGAACCTGCTCCGGGGAATACCTCTTCTTATACAGTCTCATTTTGGGTAAAGAATACGGGAAAGTATCCGGCAAATGAAGTCGTACAGCTTTATTTACTTGATAAAGTTGTCTCTGTCACACAGCCTATTACCCGGTTGATCCATTTTAAACCGGTGTCGTTGGCTCCGAACGAAGCCCGGAAAGTGAGCTTTCTGATAACAGAAGAAGACCTGTCGATGTTGGATAAAGATTTAAACCGTGTAGTAGAACCCGGCGATTTTCGTATTATGATAGGACGCTCCTGCAAAGATATCCGTTTGAAAGGAACTATCCGTCAACAATCAAAAATAAATCTGGGAACTGTTTTCCGTTCTTCACAAGCTAAATTATAA
- a CDS encoding glycoside hydrolase family 20 protein, with protein sequence MKRTFKQIVAVMLAVLFLSCTNGDKKLSADYHVIPQPVKIEEAGTSSFILSGTTRIGYFTGNEKAKQLASFLSGYIKEATGFQPEIVEGAVFSNGINLLLEDISENSPEAYWLEVNDKTVSITAKSEAGLFYGIQTLRKSLVSEVGNKKIILPAVQIKDRPRFPYRGMHLDVGRHFFSTDFIKQYIDILALHNFNTFHWHLTEDQGWRIEIKKYPRLTEIGSLRKESLLNDGSGKFDGTPYGGFYTQDEVREIVKYAADRYITVIPEIDLPGHITSALAAYPELGCTGGPYEVATTYGVHKDVLCIGNEQSLHFAEDVLSEIIDLFPSHYIHVGGDECPRDRWSVCPKCQQLIRKMGWKETKEHKVEDKLQSYFMTRIEEFVNSKGRRIIGWDEILEGGLAPNATVMSWRGTENGIKAAQQHHDVIMTPAGILYFSSKQLLELGGNRGVKRVYDFDPTPDSLPADVQKHIIGVQGCLWSERIEKPERAEYLILPRIAALSELAWSAPETHDFDDFMTRLYRLIKLYDQKGYVYSKHVFQITESFDPDTVKGNLAVSLSTIGNRPVYYTMDGSIPDTHSSLYTEPVRIDKDAVLQARVILDKDTSELFSETIRVNKATFKPCRLVTPPHSNYTFSGVSTLIDGLTGNTNYNTGRWLGFLTDMDLIIDLKEKTPVRIVSFTANISKGAAVMGPVGFEIRLSDNGTDFHTVASRSYPILNKDDKDGIYPYSLSFPETESRYVRMVAKVTPKLPAWHMWPGAAAFLFVDEVCVE encoded by the coding sequence ATGAAAAGAACATTCAAACAGATAGTAGCAGTAATGCTGGCAGTTTTGTTTTTGTCATGTACAAACGGTGATAAAAAACTGTCGGCTGATTATCATGTCATACCTCAACCGGTAAAAATAGAAGAAGCCGGAACTTCCTCATTCATTCTTTCCGGAACAACGCGTATCGGATATTTCACTGGTAATGAAAAAGCGAAACAGTTGGCTTCTTTCCTTTCCGGATATATAAAAGAGGCAACTGGATTTCAACCGGAAATAGTGGAAGGAGCAGTATTTTCTAACGGAATAAATCTGTTGTTAGAGGATATTTCTGAAAACTCTCCGGAAGCTTATTGGTTAGAAGTGAATGATAAAACAGTTTCCATTACAGCTAAAAGTGAAGCCGGACTTTTTTATGGAATACAAACCCTGCGTAAATCGTTAGTGTCAGAAGTTGGGAATAAAAAAATAATTCTTCCGGCAGTTCAGATAAAAGATCGTCCCCGGTTTCCATACAGAGGGATGCACCTGGATGTAGGACGGCATTTTTTTTCAACAGATTTTATCAAACAATATATTGATATTTTGGCTTTACATAACTTTAATACCTTTCACTGGCATTTGACGGAAGATCAGGGATGGCGGATTGAGATTAAGAAATATCCCCGCCTGACGGAGATCGGTTCACTGCGTAAAGAGTCGCTACTGAACGATGGTTCCGGTAAGTTTGACGGAACTCCTTACGGTGGGTTTTATACACAGGATGAAGTTCGTGAGATTGTAAAATATGCAGCAGACCGTTATATAACGGTTATTCCGGAAATTGATTTGCCGGGCCATATAACATCAGCACTGGCAGCTTATCCGGAACTAGGGTGTACAGGAGGACCGTACGAGGTCGCTACGACGTATGGTGTTCATAAAGACGTTTTATGTATTGGAAATGAACAGTCTCTTCATTTTGCGGAGGATGTTTTATCGGAAATTATTGACCTGTTCCCGTCACATTATATCCATGTTGGTGGTGATGAATGTCCCCGAGACCGCTGGAGTGTTTGTCCTAAATGCCAGCAGTTAATTCGTAAGATGGGCTGGAAAGAAACGAAAGAACATAAAGTGGAAGATAAGCTACAAAGCTATTTCATGACCCGTATCGAAGAGTTTGTGAACAGCAAAGGTCGCCGGATAATCGGTTGGGATGAAATATTGGAAGGTGGTCTTGCCCCGAATGCAACTGTCATGTCATGGCGTGGCACGGAAAATGGAATTAAAGCGGCACAACAACATCATGATGTGATTATGACACCAGCCGGAATCCTTTATTTTAGTAGTAAGCAACTGCTGGAACTTGGCGGAAATCGTGGTGTCAAACGAGTCTATGATTTCGACCCTACTCCGGATTCATTGCCGGCAGATGTGCAGAAGCATATTATCGGTGTTCAAGGTTGCCTTTGGTCGGAACGTATTGAAAAGCCGGAACGGGCAGAGTATCTGATTCTTCCCCGTATTGCCGCTTTGAGTGAGTTAGCATGGTCTGCTCCTGAAACACATGATTTTGATGATTTTATGACAAGACTTTATCGTCTGATCAAGTTGTATGATCAGAAAGGTTATGTCTATTCGAAACATGTTTTTCAAATAACGGAATCATTTGATCCGGATACGGTAAAGGGTAATTTAGCAGTTTCACTGTCTACCATAGGGAATCGTCCGGTTTATTATACGATGGATGGAAGTATACCGGATACACATTCGTCTCTCTATACAGAACCTGTCCGAATCGATAAAGATGCGGTTTTGCAAGCGCGGGTCATTTTGGATAAGGATACAAGCGAACTGTTTTCTGAAACTATCCGGGTAAATAAAGCTACATTTAAGCCTTGTCGATTAGTAACCCCTCCTCATTCTAACTATACGTTTAGTGGAGTCTCTACTTTGATTGATGGTCTCACAGGAAATACGAATTATAATACTGGACGCTGGCTCGGTTTTCTTACGGATATGGACTTGATAATTGATCTGAAGGAAAAGACTCCGGTCAGGATCGTATCGTTTACTGCGAATATATCCAAAGGGGCGGCAGTGATGGGCCCTGTCGGATTTGAAATCCGGCTTTCCGATAATGGTACGGATTTTCATACTGTTGCTTCCCGGTCTTATCCGATACTGAACAAAGATGATAAAGATGGTATTTATCCTTATTCACTAAGTTTTCCGGAAACGGAATCTCGTTATGTACGTATGGTGGCAAAGGTGACTCCGAAACTTCCTGCATGGCATATGTGGCCGGGAGCTGCTGCTTTCTTGTTTGTAGACGAGGTTTGTGTAGAATAA
- a CDS encoding FecR family protein, protein MEEDIIYRYFTCQTTEEEDKAVLNWIKASKENEVLFFELKTIWHTYSEQKKEDPWFLKHSLNNLNQRIDNVEKQANKRLFSRKYLYLWSSAAAIIAIFLIFSVFYTMKRPVSLAMHTITNVFTDSVMQIKLTDGSTVWLNSGASLSYPDEFTADTRSVNLKGNAFFEIAKDSLHPFIVSTELYRIKVLGTIFSINTSNTEDMGEAVLLEGSIQLEKANGENLVVLQPGQQVLFTNDYSSVKVNKIDARQHTLWRFGLVCLSDVSLDEILSSLEEIYHVKIQMDIHQLSDRRYNFSFKQTNSLEDALRHLFYLTGVQATVLSE, encoded by the coding sequence ATGGAAGAGGATATTATATACAGATATTTCACCTGTCAGACTACAGAAGAAGAGGATAAAGCTGTTTTGAACTGGATAAAGGCTTCAAAAGAGAATGAAGTTCTGTTCTTTGAATTAAAGACAATATGGCATACTTACTCCGAACAAAAAAAAGAAGATCCATGGTTTTTGAAGCATTCATTGAACAATTTAAACCAGCGCATCGACAATGTGGAAAAACAAGCAAACAAGCGTCTATTCTCCAGGAAATATCTGTATCTATGGAGTAGTGCCGCCGCTATCATAGCCATCTTCCTTATCTTCTCGGTTTTCTATACGATGAAACGACCAGTATCCTTGGCGATGCATACAATCACCAATGTCTTCACCGACTCAGTCATGCAAATAAAATTAACAGACGGCAGTACTGTCTGGCTAAATTCCGGAGCATCTCTAAGCTATCCTGATGAGTTTACAGCCGACACCAGATCTGTCAATCTGAAAGGAAATGCTTTCTTTGAAATAGCCAAAGACTCACTGCATCCTTTTATCGTTTCCACCGAACTATACCGTATCAAAGTACTGGGTACTATATTTAGCATCAACACCAGCAATACAGAAGATATGGGGGAAGCGGTATTGCTGGAAGGATCCATCCAATTGGAAAAAGCCAACGGAGAAAATCTGGTTGTTCTTCAACCGGGCCAGCAAGTGTTATTTACCAACGACTATTCGTCTGTCAAAGTAAACAAAATAGATGCACGTCAGCATACCTTATGGCGATTCGGACTGGTTTGTCTCTCCGACGTCTCTTTAGATGAAATACTTTCCAGCCTGGAAGAGATCTATCATGTAAAAATACAGATGGACATCCATCAATTATCTGATCGCCGTTATAACTTCTCATTCAAACAAACAAACAGCCTGGAAGACGCGCTACGGCACCTGTTCTATCTCACTGGTGTGCAAGCGACTGTCCTATCCGAATAA
- a CDS encoding RNA polymerase sigma-70 factor → MKDISPTERIKNGDRNAFDDLYKQHYFSVRSYARLLLDESEAEDVVQDVFFNLWLHRDTLNETLSLRGYLLRSTYNTALNILKRKGLLDNYSNIYKQEIEEIGYQYYNPDTNDTLRNLYNQDLRIELNAAIESLPPRCREAFSLSFLYDMSAKEISTKLGVSQSTVENHIYNALKILRTKLKSYKGGLLFIPVLFKIIEIIYKTN, encoded by the coding sequence ATGAAAGACATCTCGCCAACAGAAAGAATCAAAAATGGAGATCGAAATGCTTTTGATGATCTTTATAAACAGCATTATTTTTCTGTCCGTTCATACGCCAGGTTATTGCTGGATGAAAGTGAAGCTGAGGATGTCGTTCAAGATGTCTTCTTCAATTTGTGGCTACATCGGGATACGTTGAATGAAACCCTTTCTTTACGTGGGTATTTGCTCCGTTCTACTTACAACACTGCCTTAAATATACTGAAACGCAAAGGTTTACTAGACAATTATAGTAATATATATAAACAAGAGATTGAAGAAATCGGATATCAGTACTATAATCCCGATACGAATGATACATTACGGAATTTATATAATCAAGATCTCAGAATTGAATTGAATGCAGCTATTGAAAGCCTCCCACCCCGTTGTAGAGAAGCTTTCTCTTTAAGTTTCTTATATGATATGTCTGCTAAAGAGATCAGTACAAAGTTAGGAGTATCCCAAAGCACCGTAGAAAATCATATCTACAACGCTCTTAAAATTCTCCGGACAAAACTGAAATCCTATAAAGGAGGCTTACTGTTCATTCCGGTCTTGTTTAAAATTATAGAAATTATTTATAAAACGAATTAG